One window of Medicago truncatula cultivar Jemalong A17 chromosome 2, MtrunA17r5.0-ANR, whole genome shotgun sequence genomic DNA carries:
- the LOC25487675 gene encoding transcription factor bHLH162, translating to MMMLTPLDGQIAAPNHVFALNGVFLEVLGVFVIKEALPLPDQVDEAINYIKSLETNIMLAKEKKESLMGNKKRSRGGYGAKGSIIKLPKIEIHEMGPTLQVIVTCGVDKHFIFCEIMRILHEENVEVISSNSSLTGDSLLHTVHAQIPQTLLQFGATKISERLKEFVNGSMSDVETESQVWDLEIGSESWELLHYVVTKSLPNP from the exons atgatgatgttaaccCCCCTTGATGGACAGATTGCTGCTCCAAACCATGTTTTCGCCCTAAATGGTGTGTTTTTGGAAGTGTTGGGAGTGTTTGTGATAAAG GAAGCATTACCATTACCTGATCAAGTCGACGAGGCTATAAACTACATAAAGAGCCTAGAGACAAATATAATGTTGGCAAAggagaaaaaagaaagtttaatGGGAAACAAGAAGAGATCACGTGGTGGTTATGGAGCAAAAGGAAGCATAATAAAGTTGCCAAAAATAGAAATTCATGAAATGGGACCCACTCTACAAGTGATTGTAACATGTGGGGTtgataaacattttattttctgtGAAATTATGAGAATACTGCATGAAGAGAACGTTGAGGTtatttcttcaaattcttcTTTGACTGGTGATTCACTTCTTCATACCGTGCATGCCCAG ATTCCGCaaactttgttacaatttggaGCAACCAAAATAAGTGAGAGGTTGAAAGAGTTTGTGAACGGATCCATGAGCGATGTGGAAACAGAATCTCAAGTGTGGGATCTTGAAATTGGAAGTGAGAGTTGGGAGCTTCTACACTATGTGGTAACCAAGAGTTTGCCAAATCCTTAA
- the LOC25487676 gene encoding protein FAR1-RELATED SEQUENCE 5, producing MPVLFSDMVVPIDASNVDPPEIEPPNALPLLLLEDAHDSGNAKSENPPPPPPKLEISLGGSKAEDASPPIPSVVPPSVVAVCIDQREHFTAKHKFATRNDLLEWVGEKSRKLGFSTIIGKSDNSGNGRSAFVTLICERGGSYIEYKRKSRREIAGSVKCESPFRLRGYLLTGGEWSLKVSDGKHNHDMTDVLKGHKTVGRLNANERVHLEEMVDSNVPSRQMLTNLKKRNRTNSTTSKHVYNASYRKYHNSEVVSDVFWAHSDSIKLFNTFSRDGNGYSMGRTHKSGVLPYPLWIFFADIHWIWVQLPSLTFSTVLVFDSTYKTNNYRLPLLEFVGNTSTMKTFYIAFAYMIYERQDNVYWALERCREMLHSKDLYPKVVVTDRDNALINVVENVFPKATTMLCSYHIGQNVRAKCKLDCKVTDLKGKNGQAIKHASVVKTVMAAWMDIVDSDIEEAYIDNWTRFKVLCAKFPKL from the exons ATGCCTGTACTGTTTTCAGATATGGTTGTTCCGATTGATGCCTCAAATGTTGATCCACCTGAGATTGAACCTCCTAATGCGTTGCCGCTTCTTTTACTTGAAGACGCGCATGATTCCGGTAATGCCAAATCCGAGAAtcccccaccaccaccaccaaaactTGAAATTTCTCTAGGTGGTTCGAAAGCAGAGGATGCTTCTCCTCCTATTCCTTCTGTTGTACCACCTTCAGTTGTTGCTGTTTGTATCGACCAGCGAGAACATTTTACTGCTAAACACAAGTTTGCAACACGGAATGATTTGTTGGAGTGGGTTGGAGAGAAATCTAGGAAGCTTGGTTTTTCCACTATTATTGGTAAATCCGATAACAGTGGCAATGGAAGAAGCGCATTTGTTACTTTGATATGTGAAAGGGGAGGTTCATACATCGAGTACAAGAGAAAGAGTCGACGTGAGATAGCTGGTTCGGTTAAATGCGAGTCTCCGTTTCGGCTGAGAGGTTACTTGTTGACCGGTGGTGAATGGAGCCTCAAAGTTAGTGATGGTAAACATAACCATGACATGACAGATGTGTTGAAAGGTCATAAAACCGTCGGTCGTCTAAACGCAAATGAACGTGTTCACCTTGAAGAGATGGTGGATTCAAACGTTCCTTCGAGGCAAATGCTTACCAACTTAAAGAAGAGGAATCGTACCAATTCAACTACTAGCAAACACGTTTATAATGCTTCTTATAG GAAGTATCATAATTCTGAGGTTGTCAGTGATGTTTTTTGGGCACATTCAGATTCTATCAAGTTGTTTAACACGTTCtctagggatggcaatgggtactcaatgggtagg ACCCATAAAAGCGgtgttttaccctacccattatGGATATTTTTTGCGGATATCCATTGGatctgggtccaattgccatccctaacgTTCTCCACGGTGCTTGTCTTCGATTCAACATACAAGACAAACAATTATCGTCTTCCATTGCTTGAGTTTGTTGGTAACACCTCTACCATGAAAACATTCTATATTGCTTTTgcttatatgatatatgagagGCAAGACAATGTTTATTGGGCGCTTGAGAGGTGTCGTGAGATGTTGCACTCCAAAGATCTCTATCCCAAAGTAGTTGTCACTGACCGGGACAATGCTTTGATCAATGTTGTGGAAAATGTTTTCCCTAAAGCTACAACTATGTTGTGCTCATATCACATTGGACAAAATGTGAGAGCAAAGTGTAAATTGGATTGCAAAGTGACGGATCTCAAAGGCAAGAATGGGCAAGCGATTAAGCATGCGTCGGTGGTGAAGACTGTGATGGCTGCATGGATGGATATTGTGGACTCCGACATAGAGGAAGCATATATTGATAATTGGACCCGGTTCAAAGTTCTATGCGCAAAATTTCCCAAGTTATAG